The Brachyhypopomus gauderio isolate BG-103 chromosome 1, BGAUD_0.2, whole genome shotgun sequence genome includes a window with the following:
- the LOC143524933 gene encoding sialoadhesin-like isoform X3 — MDCGSRILFLIILLHNAEDPQDLSLEEQFAGRVEFVGDKERSCTLRIRDLRKSDSGEYRFRFSTKGGEKFSGKPGVILNVTDLQVRVSSTPVSEGQSVTLGCSTTCTLSYNPTYIWYKNGQRVTHNPTKHNKLYLESADSGDGLQYACALGEESTVLQVTVGMAIGLALLLIMGALWVWKKKSTSDEKHRSSEVNGQHDTSHVYDNVPAVALTSDSSRDAACDDENNLHYFSIHFPHSQAQEVSPTTPKLHHNSLEEETEVQYASVTFN; from the exons AGGATCCACAGGACCTGAGTCTGGAAGAACAGTTTGCTGGTCGAGTGGAGTTTGTTGGAGATAAAGAGAGAAGCTGCACTCTAAGAATCAGAGATCTGAGGAAGAGTGATTCTGGAGAATATCGCTTTAGATTCAGCActaaagggggagagaaattcAGTGGTAAACCAGGAGTCATTCTGAATGTTACAG ATCTACAGGTGAGAGTGAGCTCCACCCCAGTATCAGAGGGACAGTCAGTAACACTGGGCTGCAGCACCACCTGCACTCTGTCCTACAACCCCACCTACATCTGGTACAAGAACGGACAGCGTGTAACCCACAACCCCACCAAACACAACAAACTCTACCTGGAGTCAGCAGACAGTGGGGATGGACTCCAGTATGCATGTGCTTTAGGAG AGGAGAGTACAGTGTTACAAGTCACTGTGGGCATGGCCATCGGTCTGGCTCTACTACTGATCATGGGAGCTCTGTGGGTGTG GAAGAAAAAATCCACCTCAGATGAAAAACACAGGAGCTCTGAAGTTAATGGACAG CATGATACTTCTCATGTGTATGATAACGTCCCAGCTGTGGCTCTAACCTCTGACTCGAGTCGAGATGCAGCATGTGATGATGAGAACAACCTTCACTACTTCAGCATACATTTCCCACATTCCCAAGCACAGGAAGTGTCTCCTACAACCCCCAAACTTCACCATAACTCTTtagaggaagagacagaagtTCAGTATGCTTCTGTGACCTTCAACTGA